DNA sequence from the bacterium genome:
AATCCTTTAGGCGGAATCAACATTGCAAAATTCGTTTTCCCGCAAGCACTCGGAAAAGCGGCCGCTACGTACGTCTTTTCACCGTCAGGAGATTCCGCTCCCAGAATCAACATGTGTTCCGCGAGCCAGCCCTCATCCCTCGCCATGCAGGATGCGATTCGCAGAGCAAAACACTTTTTCCCGAGTAATGCATTTCCGCCATACCCGGAACCGAAAGACCAGATTGCGCGTTCTTCGGGAAAATGCACAATATATTTTTGATCCTTATTACAAGGCCACGGAACATCGTTCTGTCCAGGTTCCAAAGGCATCCCCACCGAATGCGAACAGGGGACAAAGAAATTGTCCCCCAACACATTCAAAACTTCCTTCCCCATCCTTGTCATGATGCGCATGTTTACCGCGACATAGGGAGAATCGGACAGTTCCACTCCGATCTGGGATATCGGGGATCCAAGCGGTCCCATACTGAAGGGAATCACGTACATGGTGCGGCCGCGCATGCAGCCATCGAAAAGTTTCGTCAGGACGCTCTTCATTTCCTTTGGATCTACCCAGTTGTTCGTCGGACCCGCATCCTGCCTGCGATTGCTGCAGATAAAAGTGCGGTCCTCCACACGAGCTACATCGCTGGGATCCGACCATGCCAGGTAGCTGTTGGGCCGCTTCTTTTCGTTTAGCTTTTGAAGGGTCCTCGATTCAACCATCAGACTACAAAGATCGTCATATTCTTCCTGAGAGCCATCGCACCAGTGGATCTTCTCCGGTCTGCAGAGACGGGCCATTTCATTTACCCAGTCTTTTAACTTCTTGTTTTTTACATAAGATGGAAATTCCATAATCACTCCCGAAAATTTATTCTCGCAGTTACCTCGAGAAAAATCAATGTTATGCTATGGAGCGCAGGCTTCCAGCCTGCTTTTCATTTTACAGGAGCATTCGAAATGAAAATTATGACAATCCTAATACTCTTCACCGCTATCGCTTTTGCAGATCCGGTTGACGATTTCGTAAAGAAACAAATGGAGGAGCGAAAAATCCCCGGTTTGTCGATTGCCGTCATAAAAAACGGTGAGATCGTTAAAACGCAAGGATACGGTTTCTCCAATCTGGAGCATCAGGTACCAGCCAAGCCTGAAACGGTGTATCAATCTGGCTCAGTAGGAAAACAGTTTACAGCCACGGGAGTCATGATGCTGGTGGAGGAAGGAAAAGTAAACCTGGACGATCCCATCACAAAATATTTTACGGAGGGGCCGGAATCCTGGAAGAAAGTAAAAGTCAGACACTTACTTTCTCATACCGGCGGAATCTCGAACAAACTTTACGACCAGATTAATATGCGTGAAGATCATACGGAAGAACAAATCCTGAAAAAAATCGCCGCCTTGCCGCTCGATTTTGAGCCCGGAACAAAATGGAATTACAGCAATCCTGGATACGTGCTACTCGGAATCCTGATCCATAAAGTCAGCGGAGCATTTTATGGAGACTTTCTTCAAGAAAGGATTTTTAAACCCCTTGGCATGAGCACAACACGCATTATCAACGAATCCGATATCATTCCAAATCGCGCGGCCGGCTATGTCATGGAAAAAGAGCAAATCAAGAATCAATCCTGGGTTGCTCCCATGATCAATACCACTGCGGATGGAAGTTTGTATTTTACGGTGCTGGATCTTGCAAAGTGGGATGGAGCGCTGTACACGGAGACGCTTTTGAAGAAATCCAGCTTCGATCAGATGTGGACTCCCACAAAACTAAACAACGGAAAGTCGGAACGGTACGGTTTTGGTTGGGGCTTTGATGAGATCCGCGGACACAAAATCATCGCGCACGGAGGTTCCTGGCAAGGATTCACGACCTATATCGCTCGGTATGTGAATGACAAACTAACTGTTGTGGTATTGACGAATTTTGCCGGTGCGAATCCGGGTTCGATTGCTAAAGGCGTTGCCGGTATTTACAACACTGACCTGAAACCGATCGAGCCGGTTGAAGTCAAAATTGACCCAAAAATCCTGGATGCCTATGTGGGCGACTACCAGCTGGAAGAAACATACGTGATCAAGATCACCAAAGAGAATGACCATTTGATGGGCCTTGCGCCGGAACAACCCAAGTTCCAGCTCTTTCCGGAATCGGAAACCAAATTCTTTTTGAAAGTGGATGAAGGAAATATCACGTTCGTGAAAGATAAGTCCGGAAAAGTGACGCACATACTTTTGGAACCCAGCGGCCGCACCGCCAAGAGAATAAAATAAAAAGCCGGTAGTGCCAGAGCATTGTCCTTAATGCCAGGCTTGAACTTGTTTGGCATTAACTTTGCATCTAGCTACATGCTTGATTGCAGAAGACAATGCTCTGTATCTCCGCAGGATGCAGAGCATTTGCGCGTAAGAAGTTGTTCGCGCTTTGGGCAGTCATTGTGAAAGAACAAGTTCATTTGGAAACAATGGCAAATGCTCTGCCACTACAGTGATAAAATAGTCATATATGAAAATTGAAACTTTCTTAATGGAGCGGATGCAATCCACCTGGGAAAATCGCGTAGAATACAATCTTTCCGAAAGCGGTGTGCATCCGATGTATCTCGGTGAACTTTTAAGGGAAATCCCCGAAGCATCTGAGCGTTTGTTGAGACAGGAACTCGGATACGCTCAGTCGAACGGATCGCCTGAGCTTCGCCAAACAATCGCTGCCCTTTATCGAGGTGCCACAAAGGATCATATCCTGGTTACAAACGGCACTTCCGAAGCAAATTTTCTTTCGACCTGGAGTCTGGTTGAGCCGGAAGATGAGATTTTAATGATGCTGCCTAACTACATGCAGATCTGGGGAATCTCGCGTGGTTTTCGCGGCACGGTGCGTCCTTTTCATCTGCGCGAGGAAAAAAAATGGCATCCGGACTTTAACGAGATTGAGCAGTTTGTCACGAAACGAACGAAACTGATTGCCGTTTGCAACCCGAATAATCCCACGGGATCCATCCTGACAGAAGAGGAGATGCAGAAACTGATCGATGTCGCGCGCCAGAGCGACGCCTGGCTGCTTGCAGATGAGGTTTATCAGGGCGCAGAACGGGAGGCGGATCGCACTCCCAGCTTCTGGGGACGCTACGAAAAAGTAATCATAACGAACGGTTTATCCAAGGCCTACGGGTTGCCCGGGCTGCGGATTGGATGGATCGTGGCGCCTCCGGACCTGATCGCGCGGTTCTGGTCCTACCATGATTACACAACCATTGGACCTGCCATGATGAGTGACGTCCTGGCGAGGATTGCGCTGAGTTCGGACGTCCGCGAAAGAATTCTTTCACGAACTCGACGCATTCTGCAGAACAATTTTCCAATCGTCGCAGATTGGATCCGAAATCATGCCGACGTGTTTTCAATTGTGGAACCTCAAGCAGGAGCCATTGCCTATTTCCGTTACAAATTCCCCATCAATTCTACTCAATTAGTAGAGAGACTGCTGCATGAAAAAAGTCTGCTGATCGTGCCCGGAGATCATTTCGGCATGGA
Encoded proteins:
- a CDS encoding serine hydrolase, which produces MKIMTILILFTAIAFADPVDDFVKKQMEERKIPGLSIAVIKNGEIVKTQGYGFSNLEHQVPAKPETVYQSGSVGKQFTATGVMMLVEEGKVNLDDPITKYFTEGPESWKKVKVRHLLSHTGGISNKLYDQINMREDHTEEQILKKIAALPLDFEPGTKWNYSNPGYVLLGILIHKVSGAFYGDFLQERIFKPLGMSTTRIINESDIIPNRAAGYVMEKEQIKNQSWVAPMINTTADGSLYFTVLDLAKWDGALYTETLLKKSSFDQMWTPTKLNNGKSERYGFGWGFDEIRGHKIIAHGGSWQGFTTYIARYVNDKLTVVVLTNFAGANPGSIAKGVAGIYNTDLKPIEPVEVKIDPKILDAYVGDYQLEETYVIKITKENDHLMGLAPEQPKFQLFPESETKFFLKVDEGNITFVKDKSGKVTHILLEPSGRTAKRIK
- a CDS encoding aminotransferase class I/II-fold pyridoxal phosphate-dependent enzyme; translated protein: MKIETFLMERMQSTWENRVEYNLSESGVHPMYLGELLREIPEASERLLRQELGYAQSNGSPELRQTIAALYRGATKDHILVTNGTSEANFLSTWSLVEPEDEILMMLPNYMQIWGISRGFRGTVRPFHLREEKKWHPDFNEIEQFVTKRTKLIAVCNPNNPTGSILTEEEMQKLIDVARQSDAWLLADEVYQGAEREADRTPSFWGRYEKVIITNGLSKAYGLPGLRIGWIVAPPDLIARFWSYHDYTTIGPAMMSDVLARIALSSDVRERILSRTRRILQNNFPIVADWIRNHADVFSIVEPQAGAIAYFRYKFPINSTQLVERLLHEKSLLIVPGDHFGMDRYLRIGYGPPEDYLKAALNRMDELLSSL